Proteins co-encoded in one Capsicum annuum cultivar UCD-10X-F1 chromosome 9, UCD10Xv1.1, whole genome shotgun sequence genomic window:
- the LOC107842813 gene encoding transcription termination/antitermination protein NusG yields MKQAILTWSHSPTFLPKLPPTSIFLKPQNIILRIYATVENVGLTAKERRQLRNERRESKTGYNWREEVEERLIKKPKKEYKSWTEELNLDNLAKLGTQWWVVRVSRVNGHETAERMARALSRNFPDIDFQVYIPSVQVKRKLKNGTLSVKPKPLFPGCVFLKCVLNKEIHDFIRECAGIGGFVGSKVGNTKRQINKPRPVDEDDLEAIFKQAKEEQERADQAFEEEEQGEGGLDSSIAPTDDKVVPKKRGRQSKKASDLLTVDALRGSDDKSLIPGSTIEVVSGAFAGFSGILKKVDSKAGLATVGFSLFGKETLADIDVKEIVAEVG; encoded by the exons ATGAAGCAAGCTATTCTTACATGGAGTCATTCTCCAACATTTCTTCCCAAATTACCACCAACCTCCATTTTCCTCAAACCCCAAAATATCATTTTAAGGATTTATGCAACTGTAGAGAATGTTGGACTAACAGCTAAAGAGAGAAGGCAATTGAGAAATGAGAGAAGAGAAAGTAAGACAGGTTATAATTGGagagaagaagtagaagaaagaCTTATTAAGAAACCAAAGAAGGAGTATAAGTCTTGGACTGAAGAACTTAATCTTGATAATCTTGCTAAATTGGGTACTCAATGGTGGGTTGTTAGAGTTTCTAGAGTTAATGGTCATGAAACTGCTGAAAGGATGGCTAGAGCTCTTTCTAGGAACTTTCCTGATATTGATTTTCAG GTATACATTCCATCTGTACAGGTCAAAAGGAAATTAAAGAACGGAACACTTTCAGTTAAACCGAAACCCCTTTTCCCAGGATGTGTGTTTCTTAAGTGTGTGCTGAACAAGGAAATACATGATTTCATTCGAGAATGTGCTGGAATTGGAGGCTTTGTTGGATCCAAGGTTGGAAATAC AAAACGGCAGATCAATAAACCCAGACCTGTAGATGAGGATGATCTGGAAGCCATATTCAAACAAGCAAAGGAAGAACAAGAGAGAGCTGATCAAGCTTTTGAAGAAGAGGAACAAGGAGAAGGAGGTTTAGATTCTAGTATAGCTCCCACTGACGATAAAGTTGTGCCCAAAAAACGAGGAAGGCAATCTAAAAAAGCTTCAGACCTACTTACAGTTGATGCATTGAGAGGATCTGATGATAAATCTTTAATACCAGGGTCAACTATTGAAGTTGTGTCTGGAGCCTTTGCAGGATTTTCAGGGATTCTTAAGAAGGTTGATAGCAAGGCAGGATTG GCAACTGTTGGATTTTCTCTATTTGGCAAGGAGACTCTAGCTGATATAGATGTCAAAGAAATTGTAGCTGAGGTTGGCTGA